The nucleotide sequence tttcttcaCCCTATACCTCCtaccccctttgccttctgcagtACCAAAAAATCTAAAGAAGGCTTCTCATGACTTGAACCCCTTTAAAGAATGCAGAGCAAAGGCACCGCTCACCCCTTTTGGGGTGTTCTGTTTACTTTGTGGAGTTTCAAGAGCCTCTCCTGGGAAGTTGTTGTTTAAGGATCCTATTTTAAATGACctgtgatatcaagtgttttaaacctttgatagtTGACAaacttttctaaattaaattattaattatgtATATTTGTGACCTAAGTAATCCTCTAATGTATTAGGTTCCCTAAGTCCAAAGATGACattatttggcttatttggtataaaaattgaaatatgaaatatgaaatatttcatatgaaatatgaaatggtgtttggttctctttgggctgtatttgtataaatatgttattagtaTGTGctccaaaattatgggaaactcccataattctgatatgacttagtgTACGTTATCAGTAATagttataattgttatgttaatGTGCCACAGAGGTAATAAATTTCCATGTCGATTGTGTCTTTGACTATGACTGCTCTGaaactttttgtcatccacagacaattcttgtcttgttttgatcctctctagaaggtggttttataatcagctataaaactcTAACAGGTGCTCTTAAATGCAGGTGTCTGATAACTCTGGGAGtgtgacatcagaatagagggaaaactttcaggactcatggagagctgaaatgaATGTCAAGCAGAACCAGAGTTAActgcatggactgaactaataagagactgaagtaatctttttgactttttgcttaaaacgttgctgatcctttgttttgtttttttcagaatcaaggaaacttttcttttgagctgttGGCAGCTTTTAACAAGTTAGTATACTcctataaataaaatttggagcatatttgtttctctctacctgaattctccagaatttggaaactatttctgAGTATTATTAACTTATGtcaatacagttatttgcatacATGTAGTAAGAtcctgttttcatttgtaacaggacGCAATtgaagaaactggttattttccCAAAGgtttgactggaatggtgtgttttcctttaaggaatcaaacttgacttatagagccaataaaagccttCTGGGAAAACTGCCCTCATAcattgtctacacagtccctgtacagggttcctgatctgtggtaagtaaagaatgtcactttctgacattcccaggagccccaagttttatcttgggacctcaacaggagaggaattcacccaactcataggtatttgatgaTACAAATCTATGactgggcttggctttaaaaagtcttatctgagattccttctatggaacaaagttccatcaaagtcAATTTATAAacctatgtaaaaaataattattcaggccaagcacagtgagtcaagcctgtaattccagcactttgggaggccaaggtggatgatCACTtcaggttgggagtttgagaccagcctggccaacatggtgaaatctcgtctctactaaaaatacaaaaattagccaggtatgtggcacacacttgtaatcccagctactcaggaggctgaagcaggagaatcgcttgaacccgggaggcggaggttgcagtgagccaaaagcatgccacttcactccagcctgggcaacagagtgagactctgtctcaaaagtaataataaaattattattattattattattgctgcaCTGTATACAAATAATCCGGCCAAGTATATTAAAGCAAATCAATCCTGCCacgatttgtctttagtaaaaatgggaaactggggagaaaacaaattatgtttcaaaaactacagtacaCTCGTTAGCTTCCAGTCATGtctaatgtttttcaatttttattattctctgcAGTTTggactgaattttaatttttcttggctacaagttttcaaaataatgttttctatttttttcttttttgtctcatttttcctaatttggagtcactgaaaactaagctgtgccTTCATAAAGCCCTGCGAACTGAAGCCAGACAAtgtaaacttcagaagaaaataacagcaacttATTTACATACATAAACCACTCTCATACCTGCCTACTGATGTATGGACTTCAGGGTAATGTGGCCTATATTAATTTTCCAGGGctattctttcatttcttgttgttttccccccttcctccccctattttctcttcatagaacatgAGACTTCACAACCTGCTCAAAATGAGCTTTCCTAATAACTCAGGACCTACCTATCTAAGAATAAACCATCCCAGCCGTGAGAGATCAGACAAAACCTGAGACCAGAGACtcgtttttcttctaaaatgctttctcctgGGGCCCTAAAATCacaaagctaaagggaaaagtcaagctgagaactgcttagggcaaaccagcctcccattctattcaaagtcgcccctctgctcactgagataaatgcatatatggttgcctcctttggagaggctcatCAGAATCTCAAAAGCATGCAGCCATTTGTCTCCtatctacctgtgacctggaagctgcCTCCTCACTTAGAGTTGTCcagcctttccagaccaaacagATGTTCATCTTACAAATGTTGATTGAGGGCTCATGTCcccctaaaatgcataaaaccaaactgtgttctgaccaccttgggcacatgttgtcaggacctcctgaggctgtgtcatgggtgcatGTCttcaatcttggcaaaataaactttctaaattaactgagacctgtctcagatattcggGTTTCAGGCATGTATTCCTGTGCCCTGCATCCTTCCTCCCCAGCTGGGTTTCCTCACGCTGTCCCCACTGGCCCTGCTCCTGTTCCTGTCCCCAGGTCCCTCTGTGGGTCTTTTTAATTGTAATCTTGGGAGCGCCTCTTCCAGGGCTGGAGTCTGTGGGGTCCCCTGGGAGCTGAGGTCTGAAGTCAGCTTCCCCTCCTCACCCCGTGTCTGGGTTCAGTACCTGTGTGGGCAGTGGGAGGCGGTTCTGCCACCTGGCCAGAGCCAGGGTGTCCTGGAGGCAGGTGGGAATCCTGGGTGGGCTCAGGGCACCGCTGCTGCCTCCACCTCTCCTGCCAGCACCAGCTCCTTCCCTGAGCCTGTTTCTCCCTCTGAGAGGAGGCTGTGGTCTGTGTGAGCCTCGCTCTCTGAGCCTGAGGGGCCACTGGAGGCTGAGGGTGCCGTGGGCTCCACAGCCCGATGAGTAGTCGGTGGTGGCTGAGGAAGGAGGTTGGGGCTGCGGCTCCTCCTGTCCCCCGACCCAGTGGGAGCAAACACAGGAGGATGAGTGCATGGCTCTGACGCTAGGAACTCCTCCGCAGGTGACTCTGCTGAGTTTGTTCCCCTGCAGGGACCCACCCACAGGTGAGTGAGGGTCTTGTCCTGTcgtctcctctctcttccctgcaGCTCCTGCTCCCGTTGCTGGTTCACGTCCCCATTTGTCTTGTTCATCAGCACTTGCTCTTCCTCCTGCTGTCTGCCTCCTGTTTCATGTGGGTGTTTGAAGGGGCATCCGTCTTCTGGTGTGATGTCTCTCCTCACTCTTCTCGTCTTGTTCCTTTGACCCACTTCCCTCTCTCGATCCTTGGTGTCTTACTCCCCTTTTCCtgtccccctccctctgtctggGTTGGAGACTGGGCTCTAGGTCCCTGGGCTGGAGAGTGGTCCACAGCAGGAAGACAAGGATGGATGTGTGGGGAGAGCAAAGGTGAAGGGGTAGGAAGGAGGGGGCTGATGTGTGACAGGGTCCTGTCATCCCCAGGAGAATATTGCAGAGACAGTTTCTTCTTCCATGTTGTGGTTTCTAGGAAAAAAAGTAAAGCCATTAGCTAAACACCCAGCAGAAAGGTCTGAAGTTAGAGAGCAGGAAAATGAGCCAGTGAGATGCAAGAATAAATTCAGTTGTATTTCATAAAACAATCATTATTCATTAATCACGTGGTTACTGAGAGCACAAtagatgccaggcactgttccaggagCCAGGGATCCCACCATGAGCACCAGAGGTACCAGGGAACATGGGTCCTAGTTGGGAAAGCAGGAAAAAAGTGTCTTCATGGAGAGCATGGAGCCCACCTCCTGGCTTTGTGTGCTGTGGGAGCCAAgatgggaaggggagggaggaggaaggattTCAACTGTAAATGGGTGCTGAAGGGAGGCCTTGCCAAGAAGGCGAGGAGGAGGTGAGGGAACAAGGCAGGGCCTGTCCGGGAAGAGCCTTCTGCACGGAGGTGAGAGCAAGGACCCAGGCCCTTGGATTGGCCTTGGCCTCGTCCTGCTGTGTGAGGGAATCCCGCAGGGAGGCCAGGGAGCCAGGAGTCCACAGAGCTCTGGGGAGAGCAGAAGGAAAGGAGGTCTGGGTGATGACGGATGGCCTGCGGATGAGGTCTTGCATTTCCTCTGGAAGttgtttggctttatttttgCAGGGGTGGGTCCACCCCAGTGCTATGTGACAGTAGCCTGGGGTGGGGGACTAGAGAGGACTTAGGAGGCAAGTCCACTTGGGGATCAATGCCATCCTCTAGGGAGGCTGCAAAGATCATGTGGCCAGGCGGGGGCTGGCAGGGGTGAGTGAGGGTCAGGGGTGGATATGTGGGGTGGGTATGTTTTGGAAGAAGAGTCAGAAGGGGTTTCCAATGGTtgggatgtgtgtgtgagaggaGAGGAGTCCAGAATAACCCGAGTGCTGTGACCTGGGCAGCTGGACAGACCTGTCTTTAACCAAGCTGGGAAGGAGGACAGGACAAGTGTTTCTCCAGGGCAGACCAACAGCTCTGTTTGGCCACTTCAGGCAGAACAGCCCCACTGGCCATCTGGGGGGATGCTGATTACACAGCGGGTGTAAGAATCTGAGTTCAACGAAGCCATCCTGGATAGGGAGACAAATGTCTTTAGTGACTCACATAGCATTGCACGAGTTACCTCTGCAGAACCTGTCCTGGAAGCCCCACAGAACCTCCCTCGTCAGAGGCTCACAGGTATACCACAATTATCTTCCTTCCGCGGAGGACACAGCTATGTCTGCAGGGTCACAGAGAGATGGACACGGCCCACAGTAACTGGCAGCAGGGCTGGGTCTTGGGCCCATGGCTTCAGATGCCGTTTCCGGTTTTctgtctattttcagtttttgcaaAGAAATAGAGAGAGTCACTTGTTACATAAATGTGCTATAAGCATTTCTGAAgaaatatggaaatgtaaacacggagtgaaaggaagagagagatggacagagagagagagaatcagaaaTAGAGACAATGCATGTCTTTGAAGGTGCAGGTGGCCTGTGCCTCTGAACACGGTAGTAGGGCTGGGCATCTGCAGACAGGAAGGGGAACTTCTGCTGTGAATTTCTGGGGGACCTGGTTTGTTTTGCTGGTTGGTTGGGCCTCGGGCCCCTATGACCAAGATGGTGTTTGAAGACTGTGAGAACAGCAGTTTGCTTCTATAGGAAACTCCCACCACATCATACGTAGGTGTTGTTGCTGGCAAGGACCCCTGGGCACATCTTCTAGGGCACAAGTCAGGACGTGCTCCGCTCTGTGGAACACAGCTCAAGTGGCTAAATCCAAGGCTCTGCACCTGGGCAGGCGCATAAGAGTTGAGGACATTACTCCAGCTCTTTGCATAAAGAACATGTCCTGTGGAATGGCCTCATTTTGTCTTTGCAGCGAGAAAAGTACCTGAATACACCTGCATGCAACTGTCCGGTATTTGAGCCTCTCACTCTTGTCTTTTGTAAACTGAAGACATGTGCTGGCAGTCACAGTCCTGCATGGGAAGGAAGCTAGCACTGGCCTCTGCTACGCTCAGGTCAGGAGAAAGCTCCCCCAAGTACAGGGGAAATCCTCTGCTTTCGGAACATGGAAACTGCAGCTGCATTTCACTTCATGGTATTGTTTTACTCAGCACGCAACTGAGTATCACAGTGGGACCATCTTAGAGACAGAGCAGAGAGCCAGCCAGACCAGGAGCTCCTGTTCTCAGGACACTCAGCCAGTGGAATAGAGCAGACGATTCAAAACccacagggccaggtgcagtggctcactcctggaatcccagcactttgggaggccaaggtgggaggattgcttgagatcaggagttcaagaccagcctgggaaacataaggagacccccatcgccacaaaaaattaaaaaattagccgagcacgaTGGTgcgcacttgtggtcccagctactcgggcggctgaggtgggaggattacttgagcccgggaggtgcgacttacagtgagccttgattgcacccCGCACCCCACCCTGGAccaccctgtctcaacaacaggAAAAAAGCCCCACCGATAAGTAAGCATGCAGAGTATCAGGCAGTGATGAGAGCTGTGGAGTGAAAGCAAGCAGGGAAGGAGGGCAGCCTGGGGCGCTTTGCAGCAAAGTTCTCAATGAGCAGAAGACACGTGGGGGAGACCTGAAGGAGGGTGTAGACAAGTGGGGAAGATGCTCCGTGCAGAGGGAGCAGGAAAGGCCCTAAGGTCAGATGCATCTGGCTCGctccaggaagaaaataataataaaagggccTGGCAGATGAGACACCCAGAGTCAGGGGTGAGGGCAGACAGCTGTGGGAGGGGAAGTGGGGGGATCCTGGAAGGGCATTGGCCCTTGCTGGGAGTGCGTTGGGAGCCAGTGGCATATCCTGAGCACAAGACTGATACCATCTGGCTTAAGTTGCAGGCGATGCCTTCGCCCTCAGTCTGCTGGGTGAAGCCAGGGACCAATCAGGAGGCTGTACTGACCCCAGCTGCAGCCCTCAGCAGCACATGCATTGTGCCAAAGAGGTGCCACGTGCATGGGAAGGGATCGTCTGGTGGGGTCAGGTGGGGGCCCTTCGTGGCAAAAGTGGACTTGAGCTGAGCCCTTAAGGACATCAGCATTAATAAGATGAGAGGAGGGGACATGACTTTTGTAGGGCGTGCAGCTGAAAAATACTGCTTGGTTGTGTTCTGTCTGAGGTGTCAGCAAGACACACAGCTGTATATGTTCTGTAGGAAATTTGCAGTTGaagctggggctgggaggggcgTCTGGGATCCCACGACGGCTTTGGCATTACCGGGAGGCTGACGCGGAAAGATCAGCTGATGCAAGGCGttcaaaaccctgtctgtacgaaaaataaaaaattagctaggtgtggtggtgtgcgcctgtagtaccagccactcaggaggctgagtgaggaggatctcttgagtcaaAGAGCTCAAGACTGCGGTGagctgatcatgccactgtgctccagtctgggagacagagcgaggccctgtctcaaaaaaaaaaaaaaaaaatcaaaggcttTGGGTTTATCCGTCTATCTCCGATCTGCTGAGAAGAGGCGGGGCCTAGTGACAGGCAGCAACACTCAGAAAAATCACATTCAGTGTCCCAGCCACAGTACTCACATCCATTTTCCTTTTGGCCTCATAGTGATCCTGCAATAAAGGTACAGTGGTTATTAAAATGGACCCCCTTACAAAGGAGGAAACGGAGGCTCTGAGAAGCTGGCTGCACAGCCCATGTTTAGTAAATGCAGAACCAAGATTGACAAAGAGTCTTTGAATGTCAGTTCTGGAAACTTACCTTTAGATCAGGCTGTTCCTGGGGAAGATATCCTGAGAGGGGTTAGCCGCCTTATCTTGTAAAATTTCTCAGTTAGGAGCTTccagttcctttttctctgactCTTGGCTCACCCAACAGCCTTCTTGTCTGAACTCTGAACAACTGGAGATGCTTTTGCTGAAGAGCGGCATTGGTGTCCTGTGAGATGCAGCTCTCGTTACAGGTGGACGCACGCTCTCCTGTGGTTAGTAAGTTCCTGACTTGTGAGTTGGTTAGTGTAAACGCAATTCCCCAACCCTAGAGGAAAATCAGCATTGCATTTCCGGACATGCTGAATTCCAGGGACAACCTCGGTGATGATTAGTGACTCAGGTCTAAAAACAGAATACACAGAGCTGAAGGGATGTGACTTCTGATGTGAGGTTGCAAAATACCCCACTCCTCTCTAGGGCGATTTCCTTCCACTCTCTGGAGGATCACTTGCCCTGGCAGGAGGCAATGGCCACGTGGCGAGGCACCTGCGAGGAGGGAACAAGGTGCCAACAGCCACGGGAGCGACCATGGAGTGGCGCCTCCCCAGCCAAGCCCTGAGAgccctgcacctggccaacagctGAACCGGAGCCTCAGGAGAGGCCTCAGGCCGGAGGCACCCAGCTGAGCTTCACTGGATCCCTGGCCCACAGGAACCATGGGATAACAAATACGTGTTATTCTGTTTTAAGCTGCTCAGTGTTGGAGCTATTTGTTACAAAGCAGGAGGAAACTCATACAAAGTTAAGGGGGGAAAAGCGGGGAAGCACTGCAGTGCTGCGCTACTTACAGTGATGGTGCCTGACGGTGCAGGCCCGGATGGCTAAAGGGACAAACAAATCAGAAGGAGGCAAATGAGAAATAGAACATGAAGAGGGCTAAGGAAAACTGGGAACTCCTTGGAGGGCGAAGACAAGGCTCAGCCGGGTGAGAGCGTGACGCCAGTGATAACAGACTCGGAGTCGGAATACGGTGATGTTTTCCGCTTGTTGTTTATAATGATCTGTTCTGTTATTTGCCTTGGCTTCAGATATTCTACCGTCAAGgatgctttgtcttttttaatataCATGATGTGATTTCCTGACTTGGCTTTGTCCATGTAAAATCAGATCATGTCTCTGGTGCCTCTCGATACTAAGGTGTTTAGGACAAATTGTTtggcaggacatggtggctcacacctgtaatcccagcactttgggaggccacgtcAGGCGGATCGCTTgggctcaggagctcgagaccagctcgGGCAAGatggcaacaccccatctctaataaaaatagaaaaaaaaagttagcctggcatggtggcaggcacctatgggaggctgaggtgacaggatggcttgatcccaggaggcggcctgggatcctgcctaacacggtgaaacaccgtctctactaaaaatacaaaaaaattagccgggcgtggtggcgggcgcctgtagtcccagctccttgggaggctgaggcaggagaatggcgtgaaccctggagggggaggttgcagtgagcagagatctcgccactgcactccagcctgggcgactgagcaagactccatctcaaaaaaaaaaaaaagactcggTGTCATATGGTACAGCCAAGACTTTGCCTGCTGAAGGGGGTTGTCCGAAGGTCTCTGACACATGAAACAACTCAGTTCTTCTCTTTGTGGTAAGGATACATACAGCACATAAACGCAGTCCAATTCTAGGAGCCAGGAGGGCCCCCACTGCTGTGTTAGGGAGATATGAAGGAGTGTCCCCTATTATGTCCCAAAGCTTCAGTTGTTGAGATCTAATGAGTTGCACACAACACAGCTGACTGAAGACATAGCAGCAGAGGTCTATAAAGAGATGTCAGTCAATGTAACACATCTTGTCCATATTCTCAGGTGACCAGGAGCAACAACCGAGCCATGGAGACGTGGGTGAACCAGTCCTACACAGATGGCTTCTTCCTCTTGGGCATCTTCTCCCACAGTACTGCTGACCTTGTCCTCTTCTCCGTGGTTATGGCGGTCTTCACAGTGGCCCTCTGTTGGAATGtcctcctcatcttcctcatCTACATGGACCCTCACCTtcacacccccatgtacttcttcctcaGCCAGCTCTCCCTTATGGACCTCATGTTGGTCTGTACCAATGTGCCAAAGATGGCAGCCAACTTCCTGTCTGGCAGGAAGTCCATCTCCTTTGTGGGCTGTGGCATACAAATTGGCCTCTTTGTCTGTCTTGTGGGATCTGAGGGGCTCTTGCTGGGACTCATGGCTTACGACCGCTATGTGGCCATTAGCCACCCACTTCACTATCCCATCCTCATGAATCAGAAGGTCTGTCTCCAGATTACTGGGAGCTCCTGGGCCTTTGGGATAATCGATGGCTTGATCCAGATGGTGGTAGTAATGAATTTCCCCTACTGTGGCTTGAGGAAGGTGAACCATTTCTTCTGTGAGATGCTATCCTTGTTGAAGCTGGCCTGTGTAGACACATCCCTGTTTGAGAAGGTGATATTTGCTTGCTGTGTCTTCATGCTTCTCTTCCCATTCTCCATCATCGTGGCCTCCTATGCTCGCATTCTAGGGACTGTGCTGCAAATGCACTCTGCTCAGGCCTGGAAAAAGGCCCTGGCCACCTGCTCCTCCCACCTGACAGCTGTCACCCTCTTCTATGGGGCAGCCATGTTCATCTACCTGAGGCCTAGGCACTACCGGGCCCCCAGCCATGACAAGGTGGCCTCTATCTTCTACACGGTCCTTACTCCCATGCTCAACCCCCTCATTTACAGCTTGAGGAACAGGGAGGTGATGGGGGCACTGAGGAAGGGGCTGGACTGCTGCAGGATCGGCAGCCAGCACTGAACCCAGAGCATCCAGTGCCTGGCTCTGCCATCTCTTAGCTCCAGGGATGTCGGGTTAATAATTCTCTCATTTTCAGTCTTGGTTTCCTCGTGAATTATGATGATTGTTACACCCTCAGACTTGGAAGGTCTTTTTAAACACTACATcagttcattctttctttctttctttcattcgtttgttctttctttcgttctttctttctcttcctctctctttctttctttttctttcaggtcttactctgtcacccaggctagagtgcagtgacacaatctcggctcatagcagccttgatctcctgggctcaggtgagtctccaactcagcctcctgagtagctgggattacaggtgcgtgccccacacctgactaattttttagtAAGGGATCCACTATTGTTGTAGAGACaatgttttactatgttgcccaggctggtctcaaactcctggactcaagcaatccaccttccagggtgctgagattacaggcgtgagccaccacgcacagccaACATCAGTACTTTTTATCTGATGAAGAAACAACTTTTCCTCCCAATCTTTTGTGTACTAATTATTTTATACTATACATTGAAAATGAATATAGGACATTGTAAATCAGCACTTTGCAGAAATAAGACATTGGGATTGCTGTCACTCATTATTTAAAATTGGAATTACTTCTACTAGAAGAAGACGTTGAGCTGAGCCTCCTAACTGTCCTTGCTAATGTTTTATTCTGTGCTTACTCTGTGGGAGACTTCGCTCTGTGATCTATGTGTAGACGTAGATCCCACCTGCATGATGTTTATATGATGTCTCACAACAGTTGTAGCCCAACCCTAGGGTCTTAAATGAACAACTTACAGATGACAGAAAATAAGCCTTTATAGTTCTCTTTAGAGAATGTGTACTCCTCACACTGGAAACTTCATAAAGACGTATTAAAAGCATACGAGTTGCCTTTGAGATGATGAGGGACAGGGTAGAGACATGCTTGCTTGTGTATTCAGTGGAAATCCCCCAAGCCTGCTGTCTCCTCACCACATCCTAGCAGTGTGTGCTGCTCTGTGTCAGCTCAGCTTCTGTAAGGAGAAAACTGGCTGAACTGCTTCCCCTTCGGGGAATGAAGACTGGAGCATGGCGACAGAATTTCATCTGCTATTTGAAAACCTATTTTCAGTATTTCAGTTTGAACTATTTGCAGGACTTGTATCCATCCTTCCAAGCTCTGTACCTGTCTTATTTGCAGTAAGATTCTcttttcatggaaaaaaattatcTCCATTGAAGGCGGAGAGAAAAGAGGCCAGAACTGGTCCTGAGGATTAGACTAAACCCCAGGGAGGTGTTTGCTGGGCTTCAGGCTTTGGAGAGGTGGAGGGAGGTGGCACCCAGGGCCTACCGTGGTTGACTTTAGATTGTCCACTCAGCTTAATTCTCACAGGAAACATTCTGTGGTGAAaatattatgcccattttacaggagAGGAAGCTAGGGCTCAAATCGGTAAGTCCCTGCCTCATCGTCCAGTTTTCCTCTTCACCTCCCCATGGGAAAGACTGGTTTGTCGGCGCAGCTGAGATGAGCAAACAACTTCGGAGGAGGCTTCTTCCCCTGGGGGTTTAATTGCCTGAAGAGGTGTCTCCAAGGACTGGTGAAAATAGAAGTAACTTTCCTTAGTCACGGGGCTGCAAGATTTTCCATTGTGTAGATGGATCTTAGTGTATTCTGTGACCACTTGCTGATATCACTTAGGTAATGCCCAAGCTACCAAATTAATTTAAGCTCTATAATATCAAACATCTTTCTGTGTATTCTCCTCATTTTCATCATATCTTTTTGCCTTGTACACATTTCTATTTGCCCCAAATTCTTCTCTTCCAGGAAGCATCCCTGATTAACCTCATGCCCACTCAGATTTCTCTAGGATTTTGCACTCTTCAACCCGTAAGTACCTTGAGTGTTTCAACCAGAACTCTTTATCTATAGCCACTGAACCCCTAGACTGGAAGAAAATTTAGAGCAAACTTAATCCAGCCCCCTTCCATGATGCAGAATTTTGGACTATAATCACCCAAGCAAAAGTTTAACCAGCCTTTGCCTTATCTAGTCCCATGATGGGGAAATtcctatttcattttaattgcatTTCATTGGCATAGGCTTGATGTCCTTAATTCATTTCCCGCACAAGGACCAGGGAATTCCACTGAAAATTATCTACCGAACACCACTAGCACCCAGAAATGTGGTAAGTTCCATGTCACAAAAAGGTTCCACAGGGTCCTCTCATGTCCAGGCACACACTTCAGTTCACTAATCAATGCTCCTTACGAAACAAGAGTTGCATAACTAGTCTCAGTGTGAGCAACTGCAAACTTAGAGATGAGCAATTGTTAGAGAtttgtaagaaaataatatagagAGGAAATacgtggggggggggggggcaggtgcggtggctcacatctgtaatccaagcactttgggaggccaaggtgggaggatttcttgagctcagcaggtggagaccaacctgggcaacatggtgaaaccccatctctacaaaaagtacgaaaatcagccaggcgtggttacttgggaggctgagttccttgggaggctgaggcgggaggattgcttgagcccggcagttggagaccaacctgggcaacatggtgaaaccccatctctacaaaaaatacgaaaatcagccaggcgtggttacttgggaggctgagttccttgggaggctgaagcggaaggattgcttgagcttaggaggctgaggctgcaatgatcatgccactgcgctgcagcctgggccacagagcaga is from Pan troglodytes isolate AG18354 chromosome 4, NHGRI_mPanTro3-v2.0_pri, whole genome shotgun sequence and encodes:
- the OR2V2 gene encoding olfactory receptor 2V2 gives rise to the protein METWVNQSYTDGFFLLGIFSHSTADLVLFSVVMAVFTVALCWNVLLIFLIYMDPHLHTPMYFFLSQLSLMDLMLVCTNVPKMAANFLSGRKSISFVGCGIQIGLFVCLVGSEGLLLGLMAYDRYVAISHPLHYPILMNQKVCLQITGSSWAFGIIDGLIQMVVVMNFPYCGLRKVNHFFCEMLSLLKLACVDTSLFEKVIFACCVFMLLFPFSIIVASYARILGTVLQMHSAQAWKKALATCSSHLTAVTLFYGAAMFIYLRPRHYRAPSHDKVASIFYTVLTPMLNPLIYSLRNREVMGALRKGLDCCRIGSQH